Proteins encoded within one genomic window of Lagenorhynchus albirostris chromosome 9, mLagAlb1.1, whole genome shotgun sequence:
- the LOC132525893 gene encoding follitropin subunit beta-like, which yields MVHSEDEVSSFCFLFCCWRTICCSSCELTNIIITVEKEECGLCKSINTTWCAGYCYTQDPVYKDPAKSNIQKTCTFKEPMYEMVKVPGCAHHADSLYTYPVASECHCGKCYSDSTDCTVRGLGPSHCSFSEIKE from the exons GATGAAGTCAGTAgtttttgcttccttttctgtTGTTGGAGAACAATCTGCTGCAGTAGCTGTGAGCTAACCAACATCATCATCACAGTGGAGAAAGAGGAATGTGGTCTCTGCAAAAGCATCAACACCACGTGGTGTGCAGGCTACTGCTACACCCAG GATCCAGTGTACAAGGATCCAGCCAAGTCCAACATCCAGAAAACATGTACCTTCAAGGAGCCGATGTACGAGATGGTCAAAGTGCCTGGCTGTGCTCACCATGCAGACTCCCTGTATACGTACCCAGTAGCCTCTGAATGTCACTGTGGCAAATGTTACAGCGACAGCACTGACTGCACCGTGCGAGGCCTGGGGCCCAGCCACTGCTCCTTCagtgaaatcaaagaataa